From the genome of Uranotaenia lowii strain MFRU-FL chromosome 1, ASM2978415v1, whole genome shotgun sequence, one region includes:
- the LOC129739911 gene encoding T-complex protein 1 subunit beta, whose amino-acid sequence MVSLNPIRILKNEAEEEKGEIARLSSFVGAIAIGDLVKSTLGPKGMDKILVSYGRSAGQVQVTNDGATILKAVGVDNPAAKILVDMSRVQDDEVGDGTTSVTVLASELLREAEKLIEKKLHPQTIIAGWRAATQTARNALIAAAQDNSQVPEKFREDLINIARTTLSSKILSQHKEHFTKLAVEAVLRLKGSGELTAIQRIKKTGGCLEDSFLDEGFLLDKKPGVHQPKRVENAKILIANTPMDTDKIKVFGSSIKVDSMAKIAELEVAEKEKMKDKVNKILAHNCNVFINRQLIYNYPEQLFADAGVMAIEHADFDGIERLALVTGGEIVSTFDNPDLVRIGKCDVIEQVMIGEDTLLRFSGVPLGEACTIVIRGATEQIIDEAERSLHDALCVLAATVKESRIVYGGGCSETLMATAVFKLAAETPGKEAMAIESFGRALLQLPTTIADNAGYDSAQLVSELRAAHSQGKNTIGLNMNEGKIGCMKELGITESFAVKRQVLLSASEAAEMILRVDNIIKSAPRKRVPDRGYC is encoded by the exons atg GTTTCTTTGAACCCGATCCGTATCCTGAAGAATGAAGCGGAAGAGGAGAAGGGCGAAATCGCTCGGCTGTCCTCGTTTGTCGGTGCCATCGCCATCGGGGATCTGGTCAAAAGCACTCTCGGCCCCAAGGGAATGGACAAAATTTTGGTTTCGTACGGACGAAGCGCCGGCCAGGTCCAGGTCACTAATGATGGGGCCACGATTCTGAAAGCCGTTGGCGTGGACAATCCGGCTGCCAAAATTTTGGTCGATATGAGCCGGGTTCAAGACGATGAAGTCGGCGATGGAACAACGTCCGTCACGGTGCTTGCCTCGGAGTTGCTGCGAGAAGCAGAAAAGCTGATCGAGAAGAAACTGCACCCTCAGACGATCATTGCCGGATGGCGTGCTGCTACTCAGACCGCTAGGAATGCTTTAATCGCAGCCGCTCAGGATAACTCTCAGGTTCCGGAAAAGTTCCGCGAGGATCTGATCAATATCGCGCGGACCACGTTGAGCTCGAAGATTCTTTCGCAGCACAAGGAACACTTCACTAAACTGGCTGTCGAAGCCGTATTGCGTTTGAAAGGTTCCGGCGAATTGACCGCCATCCAGAGAATCAAGAAGACTGGAGGCTGCTTGGAGGATTCTTTCTTGGACGAGGGATTCCTGTTGGACAAAAAGCCTGGTGTCCATCAgcctaagcgtgtcgaaaatgCCAAGATTCTTATCGCAAACACTCCTATGGACACCGATAAGATCAAGGTGTTCGGTTCCAGCATCAAGGTTGATTCGATGGCGAAAATTGCCGAATTGGAG gttGCCGAGAAAGAAAAGATGAAAGATAAGGTCAACAAGATTCTGGCCCACAACTGCAATGTGTTCATCAACCGTCAGCTGATCTATAACTATCCGGAACAGTTGTTCGCCGATGCTGGTGTAATGGCCATCGAGCATGCCGACTTCGATGGAATCGAGCGGTTGGCTCTGGTTACCGGAGGTGAGATCGTTTCCACTTTCGATAATCCCGATCTGGTCCGCATTGGCAAGTGTGACGTCATCGAGCAGGTGATGATCGGAGAAGATACTCTGCTGCGATTCAGTGGCGTTCCACTTGGTGAAGCCTGTACGATCGTCATCCGCGGAGCGACTGAGCAGATCATTGACGAAGCAGAGCGTTCGCTCCATGATGCTCTGTGTGTGTTGGCAGCCACAGTAAAGGAATCACGCATCGTGTACGGTGGTGGTTGCTCCGAAACTCTCATGGCCACGGCCGTATTTAAACTGGCTGCCGAAACCCCCGGCAAGGAAGCTATGGCCATTGAATCGTTTGGTCGTGCCCTGCTTCAGCTGCCAACTACGATTGCGGACAACGCCGGGTACGACTCTGCTCAACTTGTTTCGGAACTGCGCGCTGCTCATTCCCAGGGCAAGAACACAATCGGTCTGAACATGAACGAGGGCAAAATCGGCTGCATGAAGGAGCTGGGAATTACCGAATCGTTTGCCGTCAAGCGTCAGGTGCTGCTGTCGGCTTCCGAAGCCGCTGAAATGATTCTTCGTGTAGACAACATTATCAAGAGCGCACCCAGGAAGCGTGTCCCGGACCGTGGATACTGCTAA